Proteins from a genomic interval of Capsicum annuum cultivar UCD-10X-F1 chromosome 4, UCD10Xv1.1, whole genome shotgun sequence:
- the LOC107869746 gene encoding heavy metal-associated isoprenylated plant protein 21 → MGVLEYIANFCTITTSTNNKKKSMQTVEIKVKMDCDGCERRVKNSVKHMKGVKSVEVIRKQSKVIVNGYVDPNRVLKRIKSTGKRAEFWPYVPYNVVYYPHAPQAYDKRAPAGMVKNVPQALLAPNATEEKFAYLFSDDNPSACSIM, encoded by the exons ATGGGTGTTTTGGAGTATATAGCAAATTTTTGTACAATCACAACTAGCACAAACAACAAGAAGAAATCAATGCAG ACTGTCGAAATAAAAGTGAAAATGGACTGTGATGGATGTGAAAGAAGAGTCAAGAATTCCGTTAAGCATATGAAAG GTGTAAAATCAGTGGAAGTGATCAGAAAGCAAAGCAAAGTGATAGTAAATGGTTATGTGGATCCAAACAGAGTATTGAAGAGAATAAAGAGTACTGGAAAAAGAGCAGAATTTTGGCCATATGTACCTTATAATGTGGTATATTATCCACATGCACCACAAGCCTATGACAAAAGAGCACCTGCTGGTATGGTTAAAAATGTGCCACAAGCACTTCTTGCCCCAAATGCTACTGAAGAAAAATTTGCCTACCTCTTTAGTGATGACAATCCAAGTGCTTGTTCCATTAtgtga